In Vibrio bathopelagicus, one DNA window encodes the following:
- the hmpA gene encoding NO-inducible flavohemoprotein, whose amino-acid sequence MLNNLHINIIKSTIPLLESAGPALTQHFYQRMFKHNPELKDIFNMTHQRTGRQGVALFEAIAAYAKNIENLAALTSAVERIAQKHTSFNIQPEHYQIVGLHLIETLRELATDAFTPEVEEAWTAAYLFLAQVFIDREAELYLQRKQAVGGWEAARTFVIANKIEESALVTSFILEPKDGGEVLDYTPGQYIGIEVKPEGAQYSEIRQYSLSDKPNGKYYRISVKREGQGQETQGVVSNHMHDTVAIGDEVSLYAPAGDFMYQERSKPVTLISAGVGVTPMQSMLEFLNNEQKNEPVIYLHACENVGQHSFTTRVKDIVADNGWSAKTWYMNKDESACENTHEGQMDLASISDTNGFEESDFYICGPVGFMKNIVEQLDALKVDRSRVHYEVFGPHANF is encoded by the coding sequence ATGCTAAACAATCTACATATCAACATCATCAAATCGACGATTCCTCTTTTAGAAAGCGCAGGCCCTGCTTTAACTCAACACTTCTATCAACGTATGTTTAAACATAATCCTGAGTTGAAAGATATCTTCAATATGACTCACCAAAGAACAGGTCGCCAAGGTGTGGCACTGTTTGAAGCTATCGCGGCTTATGCAAAAAACATCGAAAATCTAGCGGCGCTAACCTCAGCGGTTGAGCGTATCGCACAGAAACACACAAGCTTTAATATTCAGCCAGAGCATTACCAAATCGTTGGTCTTCACCTGATTGAAACGCTACGTGAATTAGCGACGGATGCGTTTACGCCAGAAGTAGAAGAAGCATGGACAGCAGCTTACCTATTCTTAGCGCAAGTGTTCATCGACCGTGAAGCAGAGCTTTACCTGCAGCGTAAGCAAGCTGTTGGTGGCTGGGAAGCGGCACGTACGTTTGTTATCGCAAACAAGATTGAAGAGTCAGCACTGGTTACTAGCTTCATCCTAGAGCCGAAAGATGGCGGTGAAGTTCTGGATTACACACCAGGTCAATACATCGGTATTGAAGTGAAACCTGAAGGTGCACAATACAGCGAAATTCGTCAGTATTCATTGTCAGACAAGCCGAACGGAAAATACTACCGTATCTCTGTGAAGCGCGAAGGCCAAGGTCAAGAAACGCAAGGTGTTGTTTCTAACCACATGCACGATACCGTTGCTATCGGTGATGAAGTTAGCTTATACGCACCAGCAGGTGACTTTATGTACCAAGAGCGCAGCAAGCCAGTAACGCTTATCTCTGCAGGTGTTGGTGTAACGCCAATGCAGTCTATGCTTGAGTTCTTGAACAACGAGCAGAAAAACGAACCAGTTATTTATCTTCACGCTTGTGAAAACGTAGGTCAACACTCTTTCACGACGCGCGTGAAAGATATTGTTGCCGACAACGGTTGGTCTGCGAAAACGTGGTACATGAACAAAGACGAGTCTGCATGTGAGAACACACATGAAGGTCAAATGGATCTAGCGTCAATCTCTGATACTAACGGTTTTGAAGAGAGTGACTTCTACATCTGTGGCCCTGTTGGCTTTATGAAGAATATCGTAGAGCAGTTAGACGCGCTTAAAGTGGATCGCTCACGCGTACATTACGAAGTATTTGGCCCACACGCTAACTTCTAA
- the norR gene encoding nitric oxide reductase transcriptional regulator NorR, with protein sequence MQDISASTLMEMTIGLASGVNDQDRFNRLIDAIRKTITCDCVALLSLQGDTLVPIAMQGLSRDTFGRRFIISEHPRFEEICASRSPVRFDSDSSLPDPFDGLLIDHDGDLPMHACMGLPLLFGEKLLGILTLDSLKPDVFANIPARNLEVLAAIAASTMQMALTFSQLEHQAKQSKQLLEELNVEAWERDGGELIGKSDTMVALKNDIAIVAPSEFNILIHGDTGVGKELVARTLHHQSQRKRNPLVYVNCAAIPENLVESELFGHVRGAFTGADKNRLGKFALADGGTLFLDEIGELPLAAQSKLLRALQNNEIQPVGQDNIQTIDVRVLAATNRDLKQEVEDGRFRADLYHRLSVYPIAVPALKDRGDDISLLAGFFLEQARRKLGINQVKFRSDVLVFLNRYGWPGNVRELEHVISRSALKALARSTNKNLVTITKEDCGPLDQDQPIATTQVKTTPLSTPTIDLTAGLRGATDDFQRTIITEVLEDANFNWAQAGRILKTDRANLTRLSKRLGLNVAKSHTIERTK encoded by the coding sequence ATGCAAGATATCTCAGCATCCACTCTTATGGAAATGACCATCGGTCTCGCTAGCGGTGTGAACGACCAAGACCGTTTCAATCGCTTAATCGATGCTATTCGCAAAACCATCACGTGTGATTGTGTCGCGCTTTTAAGCCTTCAAGGCGACACGCTAGTACCCATCGCAATGCAAGGGCTCAGTCGAGATACATTCGGTCGTCGCTTTATCATTTCAGAACACCCTCGCTTTGAAGAGATCTGCGCGTCTCGTTCTCCTGTTCGTTTTGATTCAGACAGTTCCCTACCCGACCCTTTCGATGGTTTGCTTATTGACCACGACGGCGATCTACCGATGCATGCTTGTATGGGTCTTCCACTGTTATTTGGTGAGAAGCTACTGGGGATCCTGACGTTAGACAGCCTAAAGCCTGATGTCTTTGCGAATATCCCTGCCCGTAATCTCGAAGTACTAGCAGCCATTGCAGCATCAACCATGCAGATGGCACTGACGTTCTCGCAATTAGAGCATCAAGCAAAACAATCAAAACAACTGTTAGAAGAGTTAAACGTTGAAGCGTGGGAACGCGATGGCGGCGAACTGATAGGTAAAAGCGATACCATGGTTGCGCTTAAGAATGACATTGCGATTGTCGCGCCTTCAGAGTTCAATATTCTGATTCACGGTGATACAGGTGTAGGTAAAGAGTTAGTGGCTCGTACTCTGCATCATCAATCACAGCGTAAACGCAATCCGCTTGTGTATGTTAACTGTGCGGCGATTCCTGAAAACTTAGTCGAGAGTGAACTATTTGGTCACGTTCGTGGTGCATTTACTGGCGCAGATAAAAATCGTCTTGGTAAATTTGCTTTAGCAGACGGCGGCACCCTGTTCCTAGATGAAATAGGTGAACTGCCTTTAGCTGCGCAAAGTAAGCTGCTACGTGCACTGCAAAACAACGAAATCCAACCAGTAGGTCAAGACAACATTCAAACCATTGATGTTCGTGTATTGGCTGCGACCAACCGAGATTTAAAACAAGAAGTCGAAGATGGCCGATTTAGAGCCGACTTGTACCACCGACTCAGTGTTTACCCTATCGCGGTGCCTGCGCTTAAAGATCGTGGTGACGACATCAGCTTGCTAGCGGGCTTCTTCCTTGAACAAGCTCGCCGTAAGCTTGGTATCAACCAAGTTAAGTTCCGTTCTGATGTGCTTGTATTCCTGAACCGTTATGGCTGGCCAGGTAATGTACGTGAGCTTGAACACGTGATTAGCCGTTCAGCACTCAAAGCGCTGGCTCGTAGCACCAACAAAAACCTCGTGACGATCACCAAGGAAGATTGTGGTCCACTAGACCAAGATCAGCCTATCGCAACGACACAAGTGAAAACCACGCCATTATCAACACCTACTATTGACCTGACTGCAGGGTTACGTGGTGCAACGGATGATTTCCAGCGTACGATAATCACAGAAGTGTTGGAAGATGCGAATTTTAACTGGGCACAAGCAGGACGAATTCTGAAAACAGACCGTGCAAACCTGACCCGACTATCAAAACGTTTGGGGTTAAATGTGGCTAAGTCTCACACGATCGAACGGACAAAATAG
- a CDS encoding glutaredoxin family protein, with the protein MKFIRWFLGRVILLLNFVFSPRGVKRSQEEQSQVNEQAKTHTLYQFEACPFCVKVRRAMKRQSVQFELRDAKNNEQHRAELEVGGGRVKVPCLRIEKDGKTEWMYESSDIVTYLEKQFA; encoded by the coding sequence ATGAAGTTTATCCGTTGGTTCTTAGGTCGCGTCATTTTGCTATTGAATTTTGTTTTCAGCCCTCGCGGTGTGAAACGTTCTCAAGAAGAACAAAGCCAAGTGAATGAGCAAGCAAAAACGCACACGTTATACCAATTCGAAGCGTGCCCATTTTGTGTAAAAGTGCGCCGCGCGATGAAACGTCAATCGGTTCAGTTTGAACTTCGTGATGCAAAAAACAACGAACAGCACCGTGCAGAGCTTGAAGTTGGTGGCGGTCGTGTGAAAGTGCCTTGCCTACGTATTGAGAAAGACGGTAAAACTGAGTGGATGTATGAGTCTTCAGACATCGTCACTTACCTAGAAAAGCAATTCGCATAA
- a CDS encoding OmpA family protein: protein MLSIALAGCETTSPTDLLGGDMLETAPQTDYDLMHPEWGVVQTTHVASNRGYSMQSNTRQQTTITTNYGRGVSTNDPLEVFLRQNRIDFEVLPGNHVMVKLEQHVNFKTGSAFPEPAYNQWLDTLGSYLSQRQDIDVVIEGHTDNTGSDQINDPLSEQRAKEVKARLESNYVSSRSIYTRGFGEYVPACTNASLQGKACNRRVELMLIVAK, encoded by the coding sequence ATGTTAAGCATAGCTTTGGCTGGGTGTGAAACCACGTCACCAACTGATTTACTTGGCGGTGATATGCTAGAGACAGCACCACAAACTGATTACGACCTTATGCACCCAGAATGGGGCGTGGTTCAGACTACACATGTAGCAAGCAATCGCGGCTATTCAATGCAGAGCAATACTCGTCAGCAGACAACCATTACTACCAACTACGGTCGTGGCGTATCAACCAATGATCCGCTAGAAGTTTTCCTCAGACAAAACCGTATCGATTTTGAAGTTCTGCCGGGTAACCATGTGATGGTAAAGCTTGAGCAACATGTGAACTTTAAAACAGGCTCTGCATTCCCTGAACCGGCATACAATCAATGGTTAGATACGTTGGGCAGCTATCTTTCTCAGCGCCAAGATATCGATGTTGTGATTGAAGGGCACACCGATAATACAGGTTCTGATCAAATCAATGATCCTCTATCAGAGCAGCGTGCAAAAGAAGTGAAAGCTCGATTAGAGAGTAACTACGTTTCTAGCCGTTCTATCTATACTCGTGGCTTCGGGGAATATGTTCCTGCGTGCACCAATGCGTCTTTGCAAGGTAAAGCGTGTAATCGCCGTGTTGAACTCATGCTGATTGTCGCTAAATAA
- a CDS encoding thioredoxin domain-containing protein — MFKPFTKFITAIAAVLIIAGCSETDEPQQGVQYEALPAALTEFNLSPITEIFSLNCGHCRQMESSIPEIESLTDQKIGKVHVTFNESAQISAMIYYTAVMQLDATPDHAFMDDLFGAVQMGADATPEQRQQALETAFTSRGLVSPYQLNKEQQVALFDFIKKAEEISVKGQINSVPTFIINGKYQVLTAGHQDVQGIAKTINYLLTQP; from the coding sequence ATGTTTAAACCATTTACTAAATTCATTACAGCAATCGCAGCCGTGCTTATTATCGCGGGCTGTAGTGAAACTGATGAGCCACAACAAGGTGTTCAATATGAAGCACTTCCAGCGGCTTTGACTGAATTTAACTTATCTCCGATCACTGAAATCTTCTCTCTTAATTGTGGTCACTGCCGTCAAATGGAAAGTTCAATTCCAGAGATTGAGTCACTGACTGACCAAAAGATTGGCAAAGTTCATGTGACTTTCAATGAAAGCGCTCAAATCAGCGCGATGATCTACTACACAGCGGTAATGCAGCTTGACGCAACGCCTGACCACGCTTTCATGGATGACCTATTCGGTGCGGTTCAAATGGGTGCAGATGCGACTCCTGAGCAACGTCAACAAGCCCTAGAGACTGCGTTCACTTCTCGCGGTCTGGTTAGCCCATACCAACTGAACAAAGAACAGCAAGTAGCGCTTTTTGACTTTATCAAAAAAGCAGAAGAGATTTCTGTAAAAGGCCAAATCAACTCGGTACCGACTTTTATCATCAATGGTAAGTACCAAGTCCTAACTGCAGGCCACCAAGATGTTCAAGGTATCGCAAAAACAATCAACTACCTTTTGACTCAGCCGTAA
- a CDS encoding FKBP-type peptidyl-prolyl cis-trans isomerase, which translates to MSKFIIPVIVFILAGFMIYRTWMNHKSGDENFEQGQQFLIENGTKEGVVTTESGLQYLVLEEGTGTEHPTKNSKVTVHYHGTLLDGTVFDSSVERGEPISFALKQVIKGWQEGLTYMVEGQKVRLFIPSQLAYGKGGSGPIPPSATLIFDVELISIK; encoded by the coding sequence ATGTCTAAATTTATCATCCCGGTCATTGTCTTCATCTTGGCTGGTTTCATGATCTACCGTACTTGGATGAATCATAAATCTGGTGACGAAAACTTCGAGCAAGGCCAACAGTTCCTTATCGAAAACGGCACTAAAGAAGGTGTTGTAACGACTGAAAGTGGTCTTCAATACCTAGTTCTTGAAGAAGGTACTGGTACAGAGCACCCAACAAAGAACAGCAAAGTAACGGTTCACTACCACGGTACTTTGCTTGATGGCACAGTTTTCGATAGCTCTGTTGAGCGCGGCGAGCCAATCTCATTTGCTCTTAAGCAAGTAATCAAAGGCTGGCAAGAAGGTTTGACTTACATGGTTGAAGGCCAAAAAGTTCGCCTGTTTATCCCGAGTCAATTGGCTTACGGTAAAGGCGGTTCAGGCCCTATCCCACCATCAGCGACACTGATTTTTGATGTTGAGTTAATTTCTATCAAATAA
- a CDS encoding TetR/AcrR family transcriptional regulator, which translates to MNEKTNDTRLHVLDVGYQLIVNNGFTGVGLSQLLKEADVPKGSFYHYFKSKEQFGEALIQHYFENYINRVETLLVHGEGNHYQRIIGYFSRWAQIENGTCNAHKCLVVKLSAEVSDLSDPMRQALLKGAEKVTSTIQHCIAGGIDDGSIKVKDSQQAAQNLYSMWLGASLLSKLSQSSHSLESALSLTEQILKGESH; encoded by the coding sequence ATGAACGAAAAAACGAATGATACACGCCTGCATGTTTTAGATGTTGGTTACCAATTAATAGTGAACAACGGCTTTACGGGCGTTGGCTTGTCGCAATTACTTAAAGAAGCGGACGTGCCGAAAGGGTCGTTTTACCACTACTTTAAATCGAAAGAGCAATTTGGCGAGGCTCTGATCCAGCACTATTTTGAGAATTACATCAACCGCGTTGAAACTCTTTTAGTTCACGGTGAAGGCAACCATTACCAAAGAATCATCGGTTATTTCTCTCGATGGGCACAGATTGAAAACGGCACGTGTAACGCTCATAAATGCTTAGTGGTTAAGCTCAGCGCTGAAGTTTCTGATCTTTCTGATCCTATGCGCCAAGCCTTACTTAAAGGGGCTGAAAAAGTGACATCTACGATACAACACTGTATTGCTGGTGGTATTGACGATGGCTCCATCAAGGTTAAAGACAGCCAACAAGCCGCGCAGAATCTATATTCAATGTGGTTGGGTGCGAGTTTGTTGAGCAAGCTAAGCCAAAGTTCACATAGCTTAGAATCAGCGCTCTCTCTTACCGAACAAATTTTAAAGGGTGAAAGCCACTAA
- a CDS encoding NADP-dependent oxidoreductase yields MTQQDNRRIVLASRPVGAPTQDNFRLETVAAPTIKDGEMLLRSIYLSLDPYMRGRMSDAKSYADPVAIDEVMVGATVCQVEESNNADFEVGEWVLAYTGWQDFGVSNGEGLIKLGKQPTHPSYALGIMGMPGFTAYMGLLDIGQPKEGDTLVVAAATGPVGATVGQIGKLKGCRVIGVAGGQEKCQYAKDVLGFDECIDHKADDFADQLAKACDNGIDVYFENVGGKVFDAVMPLLNTGARIPVCGLISQYNATSLPEGPDRMSSLMGTLLVKRIKMQGFIIFDDYAHRYNEFAVQMTEWLSQGKMHYREHLIEGLDEAPQAFMGLLEGQNFGKLVIKTNEAK; encoded by the coding sequence ATGACCCAACAAGACAATCGCCGCATCGTATTGGCTTCTCGCCCAGTTGGCGCACCGACTCAAGACAACTTCCGTTTAGAGACAGTAGCCGCACCAACAATTAAAGACGGCGAGATGTTACTGCGCTCAATTTACCTTTCTCTCGACCCTTACATGCGTGGCCGAATGAGCGATGCGAAATCTTACGCTGATCCCGTCGCTATCGATGAAGTGATGGTAGGTGCGACCGTTTGTCAGGTTGAAGAATCAAACAACGCTGATTTTGAGGTTGGTGAATGGGTACTGGCTTACACAGGTTGGCAAGATTTTGGTGTGTCTAACGGTGAAGGCCTTATTAAACTAGGCAAGCAGCCAACTCACCCTTCTTACGCACTTGGCATCATGGGTATGCCGGGCTTTACCGCATACATGGGCTTGCTAGATATCGGTCAACCGAAAGAAGGCGACACTTTAGTTGTAGCAGCAGCAACAGGCCCAGTAGGTGCAACTGTTGGCCAAATCGGTAAGCTAAAAGGCTGTCGTGTAATCGGCGTTGCGGGCGGTCAAGAGAAGTGTCAGTACGCAAAAGACGTACTTGGCTTTGATGAATGTATCGACCACAAAGCGGATGATTTCGCAGACCAGCTGGCTAAAGCGTGTGACAACGGTATAGACGTTTACTTTGAAAACGTTGGCGGTAAGGTATTCGACGCAGTAATGCCTCTGCTTAACACAGGTGCTCGTATTCCTGTGTGTGGCCTTATCTCTCAGTACAATGCAACATCACTTCCTGAAGGTCCAGATCGTATGTCTAGCCTTATGGGCACTCTTCTGGTCAAGCGTATTAAGATGCAAGGTTTCATTATCTTTGATGACTACGCACACCGTTACAACGAGTTTGCTGTTCAAATGACTGAATGGTTGTCTCAAGGCAAGATGCATTACCGTGAGCATCTAATTGAAGGTCTAGACGAAGCACCACAAGCATTCATGGGTCTATTAGAAGGCCAGAACTTCGGTAAGCTCGTTATCAAAACTAACGAAGCAAAATAG
- a CDS encoding glutathione S-transferase family protein produces the protein MITLHHLNKSRSKRIIWLLEELGVDYQIKPYQRDSVTFLAPPELKSVHPLGKSPVIEDDGVVISESGAITEYLIDKYGQGKLAPVRGTADYVEYSQWLHFAESSGILPMLLKIFVMKDGCETNFLGGYADDENQKVLTFVNEALEGKTYLVADTLTGADFMMSFIVEIVGNFGATALYPNIAKYGDLLMSHPAYQKAEQLELEHSN, from the coding sequence ATGATTACTTTGCATCACCTAAATAAGTCGCGCTCAAAACGTATCATCTGGCTACTGGAAGAGCTTGGTGTTGATTATCAAATCAAACCATACCAACGAGACAGTGTAACGTTTCTAGCACCACCAGAATTGAAGTCCGTTCACCCTCTTGGAAAATCTCCGGTGATTGAAGACGATGGCGTTGTGATCAGCGAGTCTGGTGCTATCACCGAGTACCTAATCGACAAATACGGCCAAGGTAAGTTGGCACCAGTGCGCGGCACAGCTGACTATGTAGAATACTCACAGTGGCTTCACTTCGCAGAAAGCTCTGGTATTTTGCCAATGCTGCTTAAAATCTTTGTAATGAAAGACGGTTGCGAGACTAATTTCCTTGGCGGCTACGCTGACGATGAAAACCAAAAGGTCCTAACCTTTGTCAACGAAGCACTTGAAGGTAAAACTTACCTTGTTGCTGATACTCTGACGGGTGCCGATTTCATGATGTCGTTCATCGTGGAAATCGTGGGTAACTTCGGTGCTACTGCGCTCTACCCTAACATTGCTAAATACGGTGATCTTTTAATGAGTCACCCTGCTTACCAAAAAGCAGAGCAACTTGAGCTAGAGCACTCGAACTGA
- a CDS encoding RluA family pseudouridine synthase translates to MSANLAQYTPLHLKNDNTNVDLPLPTRFTFPYYYTPHPTCEFAMQQLQQSLLDCGVNETSQGNLYAVLLVQNPTTQELGYLSAFSGLRLDSSLASQLASIAFVPSAFAGQQFQVQNTQSLIKQAALVDEITNLEQTHNLDELTSSLNELKNDASKAIEVFQFTMAANKAERTVLREKANQEKALGNLDSAADLLKQLGNQSSQEKRDLKALRIEWKQKIAERQSQVDAIESELKSRKQEYQAISSELEAQRLSHYRFINQALESKSLFELLDGKEALEGSGDCCLPKLLNCAFEHGFKPLALSEFWWGLPPTAVIRQHGNLYPVCQSKSFEILDHQLNGIELEDNPLIVNPAVGKSFDIVYEDDEIVVVNKPEEFLSVPGKFIEDSVYTRIKARYPDATGPLIIHRLDMSTSGLLILALTAESNKHIQKQFIDRTVEKRYTALLDGEIHGGSGDISLPLRGDITDRPRQLVCHEHGRNAETHWEAVSANNGKTKVHLYPKTGRTHQLRVHCAHPSGLGVPIRGDDLYGYKRERLHLHAGYLKLIHPTTGKWIEFEVSSEF, encoded by the coding sequence ATGTCAGCAAACCTTGCTCAATACACACCACTGCACCTAAAAAACGACAATACGAATGTAGACTTACCGCTACCGACTCGTTTTACGTTTCCGTACTACTACACACCACATCCAACGTGTGAGTTTGCCATGCAGCAACTTCAGCAGTCATTACTCGACTGCGGTGTGAATGAAACATCGCAAGGCAACCTTTATGCCGTACTTCTTGTTCAAAATCCAACAACTCAAGAGCTAGGCTACCTTTCTGCATTTTCAGGTTTGCGGTTAGATTCTTCCCTAGCTTCTCAGCTAGCAAGCATTGCCTTTGTTCCTTCTGCTTTTGCTGGTCAACAGTTTCAAGTCCAAAACACGCAAAGCTTAATCAAGCAAGCAGCCTTGGTTGATGAGATTACGAACCTAGAACAAACTCATAACCTAGATGAGTTGACATCAAGCTTAAATGAACTCAAAAACGATGCGAGCAAAGCAATTGAAGTATTTCAGTTCACGATGGCTGCCAACAAGGCAGAGCGTACGGTTCTAAGAGAAAAGGCCAATCAAGAGAAAGCGTTAGGGAACCTTGATTCAGCAGCTGACCTGCTTAAACAGTTAGGCAACCAAAGCAGCCAAGAGAAGCGCGACCTAAAAGCGCTTCGGATCGAATGGAAACAAAAGATCGCAGAACGCCAGTCGCAGGTTGATGCCATCGAAAGTGAACTCAAAAGCCGCAAGCAAGAGTACCAAGCGATCTCTTCCGAATTAGAAGCGCAACGCTTGTCTCATTATCGCTTTATCAACCAAGCTCTTGAATCAAAGAGCCTGTTTGAATTGCTAGATGGCAAAGAGGCACTTGAAGGCTCTGGCGACTGTTGCCTACCTAAATTACTTAATTGTGCTTTTGAACACGGGTTTAAGCCATTAGCTTTATCTGAGTTTTGGTGGGGATTGCCTCCGACAGCTGTTATCCGCCAGCACGGAAACCTATACCCTGTTTGCCAAAGTAAAAGCTTCGAGATCCTCGACCACCAGCTGAATGGCATTGAATTAGAAGATAATCCGCTTATAGTGAACCCTGCGGTTGGTAAGTCGTTTGATATTGTCTATGAAGATGACGAGATCGTGGTAGTGAATAAACCCGAGGAGTTCTTATCGGTTCCTGGTAAATTTATCGAAGACTCGGTTTATACGCGCATTAAAGCGCGCTACCCCGATGCAACAGGCCCTTTGATTATCCATAGGTTAGATATGTCGACGTCTGGATTGTTGATTTTGGCACTGACCGCAGAGTCCAATAAACACATCCAGAAGCAATTCATCGATAGAACCGTAGAGAAGCGTTACACCGCCCTGCTTGATGGTGAAATACACGGTGGTTCTGGCGATATTAGCTTGCCCTTGCGCGGCGACATAACAGACAGACCAAGACAATTGGTTTGCCATGAACATGGACGTAACGCAGAAACTCATTGGGAAGCAGTCAGTGCCAACAATGGCAAAACCAAGGTTCACTTATACCCTAAGACAGGCCGCACCCATCAGCTACGCGTACATTGCGCTCACCCGTCAGGCCTTGGTGTCCCAATCCGAGGTGATGATCTTTATGGCTACAAGCGTGAACGACTTCACCTTCATGCGGGCTACCTAAAATTGATTCACCCAACAACTGGCAAGTGGATCGAGTTTGAAGTGTCGTCAGAGTTTTAA
- a CDS encoding DoxX family protein yields MILKKGDEMSTIISILMVLFFLLASSIKMLGWQKKVFEIQLGFFKSYGLNRMVMFLVGLVEFTGAVLLILALCGVSSEHTQLMGGAILGATSIGALYFHLRFDTWKDGIPAMVTLLCSSFLVLDFWY; encoded by the coding sequence ATGATTCTTAAGAAAGGTGACGAAATGAGTACAATAATAAGCATATTAATGGTGTTGTTCTTCTTGTTAGCGAGTTCAATCAAGATGCTTGGGTGGCAAAAGAAGGTATTTGAAATCCAGCTTGGTTTTTTCAAAAGCTATGGCTTGAATCGAATGGTGATGTTTCTTGTTGGGTTAGTCGAGTTTACTGGAGCCGTTCTTTTGATTTTAGCCTTGTGTGGTGTGTCATCAGAACATACTCAATTGATGGGTGGTGCAATATTGGGAGCGACTTCGATAGGGGCGCTTTATTTCCACTTACGCTTTGATACGTGGAAAGACGGTATTCCCGCGATGGTCACTTTGTTGTGTTCAAGCTTTTTAGTTTTAGATTTCTGGTACTAG
- a CDS encoding LysR family transcriptional regulator has protein sequence MDKIECIRIFVETAQLNSFTATANKLNMTQGAVSKKIAWLESDLGMTLFQRNSRKISLTHAGKDYLDYCSRLLEEMSTIESRLKRETETVEGELKISAPSAFSSMLLSEPLQAFIEQHPGIRINLSVDDRIVNLNEHNIDVAIRASQLEDSGLKARFLFNNKVQYFASPDYLKKYGKPVYPQDLSQHQCLTYSLMNPTNEWRFTDKDRQCTSMKVNQIFTADSPEVLLKLARQGLGVVALPDWMGKEFVETGELTQLLEDWSNDYLPMYALYHASNYLPQRIRVFIDFIAECLSSTNN, from the coding sequence ATGGATAAGATTGAGTGTATTCGTATCTTTGTGGAAACGGCGCAACTGAACAGCTTTACCGCAACCGCCAATAAGTTAAACATGACACAAGGTGCGGTTAGCAAGAAGATCGCATGGTTGGAAAGTGACTTAGGGATGACTCTGTTTCAACGAAACAGCCGCAAGATATCCCTCACTCATGCAGGAAAAGACTACCTCGATTATTGCTCTCGTTTACTCGAAGAGATGTCTACCATAGAAAGCAGGCTCAAACGTGAGACAGAAACCGTTGAAGGCGAACTTAAGATATCTGCGCCAAGTGCCTTTTCATCGATGTTACTCAGTGAGCCGCTTCAAGCTTTCATTGAACAGCACCCAGGTATCCGCATTAACCTCAGTGTCGACGATCGCATTGTTAACCTTAATGAACACAATATAGATGTCGCCATTCGTGCATCACAACTCGAAGATTCAGGGTTAAAAGCTCGTTTTCTTTTCAACAATAAAGTTCAGTACTTTGCATCGCCCGATTACTTAAAAAAATACGGGAAACCTGTGTATCCACAGGATCTCAGCCAACATCAGTGCTTAACTTATTCTCTGATGAATCCAACAAACGAATGGCGTTTCACTGACAAAGATCGCCAATGCACCAGTATGAAAGTAAACCAAATTTTTACGGCAGACAGTCCAGAAGTGTTGCTTAAACTGGCTAGACAGGGTTTAGGTGTGGTTGCTTTACCGGATTGGATGGGCAAAGAATTTGTAGAGACCGGGGAATTAACACAGTTATTAGAAGATTGGAGCAATGACTACTTGCCTATGTACGCGCTGTATCATGCAAGTAATTATTTGCCCCAACGAATACGAGTATTTATCGATTTTATTGCGGAGTGTTTAAGTTCTACAAACAATTAG
- a CDS encoding YkgJ family cysteine cluster protein, translating into MTIEIKNVTEPEVTCANCQACCCRLEVMIITDTGVPEEHIAYDEWGGETMLRLDDGWCSAVDRETLMCTIYENRPWICREFEMGSFECVEQRTDVMG; encoded by the coding sequence ATGACCATAGAGATAAAGAACGTAACCGAACCCGAAGTAACATGTGCCAATTGTCAGGCATGCTGTTGCCGTTTAGAGGTTATGATCATCACAGATACCGGCGTTCCTGAAGAGCATATTGCGTATGACGAATGGGGCGGCGAGACCATGCTGAGATTAGACGACGGCTGGTGTTCGGCAGTTGATAGAGAAACACTAATGTGTACTATCTACGAAAACCGACCTTGGATCTGTCGTGAGTTCGAAATGGGCTCTTTTGAATGCGTCGAGCAACGTACAGATGTGATGGGCTAA